In Strigops habroptila isolate Jane chromosome 4, bStrHab1.2.pri, whole genome shotgun sequence, a single genomic region encodes these proteins:
- the LOC115606542 gene encoding acyl-coenzyme A synthetase ACSM4, mitochondrial-like isoform X1, with amino-acid sequence MRTFIKSWIPQCLRILGSPCRLFHGCNRLFTSQIISYYDAINQCKKELPEYFNFASDVLDEWSRLEKVGRQTANPAFWWVNDEGEEVKWSFEELGFLSRKAANILSEACGLQRGDRVIVVLPRVPEWWLLYVACMRTGIVFISGTSQLTAKDISYRLQASKAKCIITNGTLAPAVESVIPDCQFLKSKLLVAKGSRDGWLNLKELLAVASADHECVKTRSQDPMIISFTSGSTGLPKMVVQSHSSYGIGFATSGRYWMDLTPSDIMWNTSDTGWVKSAWSSVFAPWICGSCVFVHNMPQFKPEVIAETLSRYPITTFCTVPTAYSMLVQHDLSRYKFMSLKHCVTGGEPLNPEVMAKWKIQTGVDIHEGYGQTETVTICANMKGMEIKPGSLGKPVPPYDVQIVDDHGAVLPAGEEGNIAVRVKPTRPFCMFSEYLDNPEKTAASVCGNFYVTGDRGIMCEEGYVWFVGRADDIINSSGYRIGPFEVESALVQHPAVSEVAVVSSPDPVRGEVVKAFIVLAPAYVSHNPEKLTHELQQHVKKVTAPYKYPRKVEFVQDLPKTTTGKIQRKVLRNKEWGRI; translated from the exons ATGAGGACATTTATTAAATCATGGATTCCTCAGTGCTTGCGGATTCTTGGGTCACCTTGCAGGTTATTCCATGGATGCAATAGGCTTTTTACATCTCAGATTATTTCTTATTATGACGCTATAAACCAGTGTAAAAAGGAACTGCCAGAATATTTCAACTTTGCAAGTGATGTCTTAGATGAGTGGTCACGACTGGAAAAg GTTGGAAGACAAACAGCAAATCCGGCTTTTTGGTGGGTAAATGATGAGGGAGAAGAGGTAAAGTGGAGCTTTGAAGAGTTGGGATTTCTGTCTAGGAAAGCAGCTAATATACTTTCCGAGGCATGTGGTTTGCAGAGAGGAGACAGAGTTATAGTAGTGCTGCCCCGTGTTCCTGAATGGTGGCTACTCTATGTAGCCTGTATGCGAACAG gAATTGTCTTTATTTCAGGAACATCCCAGTTAACAGCCAAAGACATATCATACCGACTCCAGGCTTCGAAGGCCAAGTGCATCATTACCAATGGCACACTGGCACCTGCAGTGGAATCGGTCATACCTGACTGCcagtttctgaaaagcaaactaCTTGTAGCCAAAGGGAGCAGAGATGGGTGGCTGAACCTCAAAGAACTCCTTGC GGTGGCATCTGCTGACCATGAATGTGTCAAGACAAGGAGTCAAGACCCAATGATAATCTCTTTTACTAGTGGAAGTACGGGCCTTCCAAAAATGGTGGTGCAGTCCCACAGCAGTTATGGCATTGGATTTGCAACCAGTGGCAG GTACTGGATGGACTTGACTCCTTCAGATATAATGTGGAATACCTCTGATACTGGCTGGGTAAAATCAGCTTGGAGCAGTGTTTTTGCACCATGGATCTGTGGATCGTGTGTCTTTGTACACAACATGCCACAGTTTAAACCAGAAGTTATTGCAGAA ACTCTCTCAAGATACCCCATCACTACCTTTTGCACTGTTCCCACCGCCTACAGCATGCTGGTCCAACATGATCTGAGCAG GTACAAGTTCATGAGTCTGAAACACTGTGTAACTGGAGGGGAACCGCTCAATCCTGAAGTGATGGCGAAGTGGAAAATCCAGACAGGGGTGGATATCCATGAAGGTTATGGCCAGACAGAAACA GTGACAATATGTGCCAATATGAAAGGAATGGAAATTAAACCTGGCTCTTTGGGAAAACCTGTTCCCCCTTACGATGTGCAG ATCGTAGATGACCATGGGGCTGTTCTGCCTGCAGGAGAAGAAGGCAACATTGCTGTCCGAGTTAAACCAACGCGGCCATTCTGCATGTTCTCTGAGTACTTG GATAATCCAGAGAAAActgctgcctctgtgtgtgGAAATTTTTATGTCACTGGGGACAGAGGGATTATGTGTGAAGAGGGATATGTCTGGTTTGTTGGAAGAGCTGATGATATAATTAATTCTTCTGG GTATCGCATTGGCCCATTTGAAGTTGAAAGTGCATTAGTGCAACACCCTGCAGTGTCAGAGGTAGCTGTTGTCAGCAGTCCTGATCCAGTTCGAGGGGAg GTAGTCAAAGCCTTCATTGTTTTAGCTCCTGCTTATGTATCACACAATCCAGAAAAATTAACTCATGAGCTTCAGCAACATGTCAAGAAGGTGACTGCACCTTACAAGTACCCGAGGAAG GTGGAGTTCGTTCAGGATCTGCCAAAGACGACTACTGGGAAAATCCAGAGAAAGGTTCTAAGGAACAAAGAGTGGGGAAGAATCTAA
- the LOC115606542 gene encoding acyl-coenzyme A synthetase ACSM3, mitochondrial-like isoform X4, whose protein sequence is MRTFIKSWIPQCLRILGSPCRLFHGCNRLFTSQIISYYDAINQCKKELPEYFNFASDVLDEWSRLEKVGRQTANPAFWWVNDEGEEVKWSFEELGFLSRKAANILSEACGLQRGDRVIVVLPRVPEWWLLYVACMRTGIVFISGTSQLTAKDISYRLQASKAKCIITNGTLAPAVESVIPDCQFLKSKLLVAKGSRDGWLNLKELLAVASADHECVKTRSQDPMIISFTSGSTGLPKMVVQSHSSYGIGFATSGRYWMDLTPSDIMWNTSDTGWVKSAWSSVFAPWICGSCVFVHNMPQFKPEVIAETLSRYPITTFCTVPTAYSMLVQHDLSRYKFMSLKHCVTGGEPLNPEVMAKWKIQTGVDIHEGYGQTETVTICANMKGMEIKPGSLGKPVPPYDVQIVDDHGAVLPAGEEGNIAVRVKPTRPFCMFSEYLNMKPYLRKCCFPHLTDFHHKIANCFFN, encoded by the exons ATGAGGACATTTATTAAATCATGGATTCCTCAGTGCTTGCGGATTCTTGGGTCACCTTGCAGGTTATTCCATGGATGCAATAGGCTTTTTACATCTCAGATTATTTCTTATTATGACGCTATAAACCAGTGTAAAAAGGAACTGCCAGAATATTTCAACTTTGCAAGTGATGTCTTAGATGAGTGGTCACGACTGGAAAAg GTTGGAAGACAAACAGCAAATCCGGCTTTTTGGTGGGTAAATGATGAGGGAGAAGAGGTAAAGTGGAGCTTTGAAGAGTTGGGATTTCTGTCTAGGAAAGCAGCTAATATACTTTCCGAGGCATGTGGTTTGCAGAGAGGAGACAGAGTTATAGTAGTGCTGCCCCGTGTTCCTGAATGGTGGCTACTCTATGTAGCCTGTATGCGAACAG gAATTGTCTTTATTTCAGGAACATCCCAGTTAACAGCCAAAGACATATCATACCGACTCCAGGCTTCGAAGGCCAAGTGCATCATTACCAATGGCACACTGGCACCTGCAGTGGAATCGGTCATACCTGACTGCcagtttctgaaaagcaaactaCTTGTAGCCAAAGGGAGCAGAGATGGGTGGCTGAACCTCAAAGAACTCCTTGC GGTGGCATCTGCTGACCATGAATGTGTCAAGACAAGGAGTCAAGACCCAATGATAATCTCTTTTACTAGTGGAAGTACGGGCCTTCCAAAAATGGTGGTGCAGTCCCACAGCAGTTATGGCATTGGATTTGCAACCAGTGGCAG GTACTGGATGGACTTGACTCCTTCAGATATAATGTGGAATACCTCTGATACTGGCTGGGTAAAATCAGCTTGGAGCAGTGTTTTTGCACCATGGATCTGTGGATCGTGTGTCTTTGTACACAACATGCCACAGTTTAAACCAGAAGTTATTGCAGAA ACTCTCTCAAGATACCCCATCACTACCTTTTGCACTGTTCCCACCGCCTACAGCATGCTGGTCCAACATGATCTGAGCAG GTACAAGTTCATGAGTCTGAAACACTGTGTAACTGGAGGGGAACCGCTCAATCCTGAAGTGATGGCGAAGTGGAAAATCCAGACAGGGGTGGATATCCATGAAGGTTATGGCCAGACAGAAACA GTGACAATATGTGCCAATATGAAAGGAATGGAAATTAAACCTGGCTCTTTGGGAAAACCTGTTCCCCCTTACGATGTGCAG ATCGTAGATGACCATGGGGCTGTTCTGCCTGCAGGAGAAGAAGGCAACATTGCTGTCCGAGTTAAACCAACGCGGCCATTCTGCATGTTCTCTGAGTACTTG aacATGAAACCGTATCTACgcaaatgctgttttccacatCTCACAGACTTCCACCACAAGATTGCtaactgtttttttaattga
- the LOC115606542 gene encoding acyl-coenzyme A synthetase ACSM4, mitochondrial-like isoform X3: MRTFIKSWIPQCLRILGSPCRLFHGCNRLFTSQIISYYDAINQCKKELPEYFNFASDVLDEWSRLEKVGRQTANPAFWWVNDEGEEVKWSFEELGFLSRKAANILSEACGLQRGDRVIVVLPRVPEWWLLYVACMRTGIVFISGTSQLTAKDISYRLQASKAKCIITNGTLAPAVESVIPDCQFLKSKLLVAKGSRDGWLNLKELLAVASADHECVKTRSQDPMIISFTSGSTGLPKMVVQSHSSYGIGFATSGRYWMDLTPSDIMWNTSDTGWVKSAWSSVFAPWICGSCVFVHNMPQFKPEVIAETLSRYPITTFCTVPTAYSMLVQHDLSRYKFMSLKHCVTGGEPLNPEVMAKWKIQTGVDIHEGYGQTETVTICANMKGMEIKPGSLGKPVPPYDVQIVDDHGAVLPAGEEGNIAVRVKPTRPFCMFSEYLVEFVQDLPKTTTGKIQRKVLRNKEWGRI, encoded by the exons ATGAGGACATTTATTAAATCATGGATTCCTCAGTGCTTGCGGATTCTTGGGTCACCTTGCAGGTTATTCCATGGATGCAATAGGCTTTTTACATCTCAGATTATTTCTTATTATGACGCTATAAACCAGTGTAAAAAGGAACTGCCAGAATATTTCAACTTTGCAAGTGATGTCTTAGATGAGTGGTCACGACTGGAAAAg GTTGGAAGACAAACAGCAAATCCGGCTTTTTGGTGGGTAAATGATGAGGGAGAAGAGGTAAAGTGGAGCTTTGAAGAGTTGGGATTTCTGTCTAGGAAAGCAGCTAATATACTTTCCGAGGCATGTGGTTTGCAGAGAGGAGACAGAGTTATAGTAGTGCTGCCCCGTGTTCCTGAATGGTGGCTACTCTATGTAGCCTGTATGCGAACAG gAATTGTCTTTATTTCAGGAACATCCCAGTTAACAGCCAAAGACATATCATACCGACTCCAGGCTTCGAAGGCCAAGTGCATCATTACCAATGGCACACTGGCACCTGCAGTGGAATCGGTCATACCTGACTGCcagtttctgaaaagcaaactaCTTGTAGCCAAAGGGAGCAGAGATGGGTGGCTGAACCTCAAAGAACTCCTTGC GGTGGCATCTGCTGACCATGAATGTGTCAAGACAAGGAGTCAAGACCCAATGATAATCTCTTTTACTAGTGGAAGTACGGGCCTTCCAAAAATGGTGGTGCAGTCCCACAGCAGTTATGGCATTGGATTTGCAACCAGTGGCAG GTACTGGATGGACTTGACTCCTTCAGATATAATGTGGAATACCTCTGATACTGGCTGGGTAAAATCAGCTTGGAGCAGTGTTTTTGCACCATGGATCTGTGGATCGTGTGTCTTTGTACACAACATGCCACAGTTTAAACCAGAAGTTATTGCAGAA ACTCTCTCAAGATACCCCATCACTACCTTTTGCACTGTTCCCACCGCCTACAGCATGCTGGTCCAACATGATCTGAGCAG GTACAAGTTCATGAGTCTGAAACACTGTGTAACTGGAGGGGAACCGCTCAATCCTGAAGTGATGGCGAAGTGGAAAATCCAGACAGGGGTGGATATCCATGAAGGTTATGGCCAGACAGAAACA GTGACAATATGTGCCAATATGAAAGGAATGGAAATTAAACCTGGCTCTTTGGGAAAACCTGTTCCCCCTTACGATGTGCAG ATCGTAGATGACCATGGGGCTGTTCTGCCTGCAGGAGAAGAAGGCAACATTGCTGTCCGAGTTAAACCAACGCGGCCATTCTGCATGTTCTCTGAGTACTTG GTGGAGTTCGTTCAGGATCTGCCAAAGACGACTACTGGGAAAATCCAGAGAAAGGTTCTAAGGAACAAAGAGTGGGGAAGAATCTAA
- the LOC115606542 gene encoding acyl-coenzyme A synthetase ACSM4, mitochondrial-like isoform X2 has translation MRTFIKSWIPQCLRILGSPCRLFHGCNRLFTSQIISYYDAINQCKKELPEYFNFASDVLDEWSRLEKVGRQTANPAFWWVNDEGEEVKWSFEELGFLSRKAANILSEACGLQRGDRVIVVLPRVPEWWLLYVACMRTGIVFISGTSQLTAKDISYRLQASKAKCIITNGTLAPAVESVIPDCQFLKSKLLVAKGSRDGWLNLKELLAVASADHECVKTRSQDPMIISFTSGSTGLPKMVVQSHSSYGIGFATSGRYWMDLTPSDIMWNTSDTGWVKSAWSSVFAPWICGSCVFVHNMPQFKPEVIAETLSRYPITTFCTVPTAYSMLVQHDLSRYKFMSLKHCVTGGEPLNPEVMAKWKIQTGVDIHEGYGQTETVTICANMKGMEIKPGSLGKPVPPYDVQIVDDHGAVLPAGEEGNIAVRVKPTRPFCMFSEYLDNPEKTAASVCGNFYVTGDRGIMCEEGYVWFVGRADDIINSSGYRIGPFEVESALVQHPAVSEVAVVSSPDPVRGEVEFVQDLPKTTTGKIQRKVLRNKEWGRI, from the exons ATGAGGACATTTATTAAATCATGGATTCCTCAGTGCTTGCGGATTCTTGGGTCACCTTGCAGGTTATTCCATGGATGCAATAGGCTTTTTACATCTCAGATTATTTCTTATTATGACGCTATAAACCAGTGTAAAAAGGAACTGCCAGAATATTTCAACTTTGCAAGTGATGTCTTAGATGAGTGGTCACGACTGGAAAAg GTTGGAAGACAAACAGCAAATCCGGCTTTTTGGTGGGTAAATGATGAGGGAGAAGAGGTAAAGTGGAGCTTTGAAGAGTTGGGATTTCTGTCTAGGAAAGCAGCTAATATACTTTCCGAGGCATGTGGTTTGCAGAGAGGAGACAGAGTTATAGTAGTGCTGCCCCGTGTTCCTGAATGGTGGCTACTCTATGTAGCCTGTATGCGAACAG gAATTGTCTTTATTTCAGGAACATCCCAGTTAACAGCCAAAGACATATCATACCGACTCCAGGCTTCGAAGGCCAAGTGCATCATTACCAATGGCACACTGGCACCTGCAGTGGAATCGGTCATACCTGACTGCcagtttctgaaaagcaaactaCTTGTAGCCAAAGGGAGCAGAGATGGGTGGCTGAACCTCAAAGAACTCCTTGC GGTGGCATCTGCTGACCATGAATGTGTCAAGACAAGGAGTCAAGACCCAATGATAATCTCTTTTACTAGTGGAAGTACGGGCCTTCCAAAAATGGTGGTGCAGTCCCACAGCAGTTATGGCATTGGATTTGCAACCAGTGGCAG GTACTGGATGGACTTGACTCCTTCAGATATAATGTGGAATACCTCTGATACTGGCTGGGTAAAATCAGCTTGGAGCAGTGTTTTTGCACCATGGATCTGTGGATCGTGTGTCTTTGTACACAACATGCCACAGTTTAAACCAGAAGTTATTGCAGAA ACTCTCTCAAGATACCCCATCACTACCTTTTGCACTGTTCCCACCGCCTACAGCATGCTGGTCCAACATGATCTGAGCAG GTACAAGTTCATGAGTCTGAAACACTGTGTAACTGGAGGGGAACCGCTCAATCCTGAAGTGATGGCGAAGTGGAAAATCCAGACAGGGGTGGATATCCATGAAGGTTATGGCCAGACAGAAACA GTGACAATATGTGCCAATATGAAAGGAATGGAAATTAAACCTGGCTCTTTGGGAAAACCTGTTCCCCCTTACGATGTGCAG ATCGTAGATGACCATGGGGCTGTTCTGCCTGCAGGAGAAGAAGGCAACATTGCTGTCCGAGTTAAACCAACGCGGCCATTCTGCATGTTCTCTGAGTACTTG GATAATCCAGAGAAAActgctgcctctgtgtgtgGAAATTTTTATGTCACTGGGGACAGAGGGATTATGTGTGAAGAGGGATATGTCTGGTTTGTTGGAAGAGCTGATGATATAATTAATTCTTCTGG GTATCGCATTGGCCCATTTGAAGTTGAAAGTGCATTAGTGCAACACCCTGCAGTGTCAGAGGTAGCTGTTGTCAGCAGTCCTGATCCAGTTCGAGGGGAg GTGGAGTTCGTTCAGGATCTGCCAAAGACGACTACTGGGAAAATCCAGAGAAAGGTTCTAAGGAACAAAGAGTGGGGAAGAATCTAA